A region of Streptomyces sp. WMMC500 DNA encodes the following proteins:
- a CDS encoding TIGR03943 family protein, producing the protein MQALILLLAGAGVLRITLFGDVYLRYVKEGLRPFLIASGVLLVLTALAGLRKRTPAGCPSAPIAHDGHPRAGAVHDHGSAPRVAWLLVPPALAMLAFAPPALGSYTANRESAKRVEAGGPHFAPLPKGAVVPLTLTEFLERSGADPASMRGRTVQLVGFVTPEKSGAGWRLTRLVVTCCAADSQALQVPVRGAAAPPADAWVTVTGMPGPRGSLAVERLRRIAQPPNPYMDALPPPST; encoded by the coding sequence GTGCAGGCGCTCATCCTGCTGCTTGCCGGCGCCGGGGTGTTGCGTATCACGCTCTTCGGCGACGTCTATCTGCGCTACGTGAAGGAAGGGCTGCGGCCCTTCCTCATCGCCTCCGGGGTGCTGCTGGTGCTGACCGCGCTGGCCGGCCTGCGGAAGCGGACCCCGGCGGGCTGCCCCTCCGCACCGATCGCGCACGACGGGCACCCGCGGGCCGGGGCCGTGCACGACCACGGCTCCGCTCCGCGCGTCGCCTGGCTGCTGGTGCCTCCCGCGCTCGCCATGCTCGCCTTCGCGCCTCCCGCGCTCGGCTCGTACACCGCGAACCGGGAGAGTGCCAAGCGTGTCGAGGCCGGCGGTCCGCACTTCGCGCCGCTGCCGAAGGGCGCGGTGGTGCCCCTGACGCTCACCGAGTTCCTCGAACGCTCCGGCGCCGACCCGGCGAGCATGCGCGGCCGCACGGTGCAACTGGTCGGGTTCGTCACTCCGGAGAAGAGCGGTGCCGGCTGGCGGCTCACCCGGCTCGTCGTCACCTGCTGCGCCGCCGACTCGCAGGCGCTGCAGGTGCCCGTGCGCGGCGCCGCCGCACCGCCCGCCGACGCCTGGGTGACCGTCACCGGGATGCCGGGCCCCCGCGGATCGCTCGCCGTCGAGCGGCTGCGGCGCATCGCCCAGCCGCCGAATCCGTACATGGACGCCCTGCCGCCGCCGTCGACCTGA
- a CDS encoding permease, whose translation MGTEGWLTHPAFRAWQTVCVAIAVQAVPFLVLGTLVSGAINALVPAHVFTRVLPRRPALAVPVASAAGVVLPGCECASVPVAGSLIRRGVTPAAAFAFLLSAPAVNPVVLVATAVAFPGAPEMVAARLLASLATSAAMGWLWLRWGRERWLRMPARHAGHREGESRLTAFRLGFQHDFLHAGGFLVLGAAAAATFNVAVPQSVLDAFADHAWLSVLFLAGLAVVLAVCSEADAFVAASLTGFSPTARLAFMVVGPMVDVKLIALQAGTFGRAFAFRFSAATMVVAVGAAAVTGWWLL comes from the coding sequence GTGGGGACCGAGGGCTGGCTGACGCATCCGGCGTTCCGGGCCTGGCAGACGGTCTGCGTGGCCATCGCCGTGCAGGCGGTGCCGTTCCTGGTTCTCGGCACCCTGGTCTCCGGCGCGATCAACGCTCTCGTGCCGGCGCACGTCTTCACCCGCGTGCTGCCGCGCCGGCCCGCGCTGGCCGTGCCCGTGGCGAGCGCCGCGGGGGTGGTGCTGCCCGGGTGCGAGTGCGCGTCGGTGCCGGTCGCCGGGAGCCTGATCCGGCGTGGGGTGACACCGGCGGCGGCGTTCGCGTTCCTGCTCTCGGCGCCCGCGGTCAACCCCGTGGTGCTGGTCGCCACCGCGGTCGCCTTCCCCGGCGCGCCGGAGATGGTGGCCGCCCGGCTGCTCGCCTCGCTCGCCACCTCCGCGGCGATGGGGTGGCTGTGGCTGCGCTGGGGCCGGGAGCGGTGGCTGCGGATGCCCGCGCGGCACGCCGGGCACCGGGAGGGGGAGAGCCGGCTGACCGCGTTCCGGCTCGGCTTCCAGCACGACTTCCTGCACGCCGGCGGCTTCCTCGTGCTCGGTGCGGCGGCCGCCGCCACCTTCAACGTCGCCGTCCCGCAGTCCGTGCTCGACGCCTTCGCCGACCACGCCTGGCTCTCGGTCCTCTTCCTCGCCGGCCTCGCCGTCGTCCTCGCCGTCTGCTCCGAGGCGGACGCGTTCGTGGCCGCCTCGCTCACCGGCTTCTCGCCGACCGCCAGGCTGGCCTTCATGGTCGTCGGCCCGATGGTCGACGTGAAACTGATCGCCCTGCAGGCGGGCACCTTCGGCCGGGCCTTCGCCTTTCGCTTCTCGGCGGCGACCATGGTGGTCGCGGTGGGCGCCGCGGCCGTGACCGGGTGGTGGCTGCTGTGA
- a CDS encoding VWA domain-containing protein, translating to MSGHERAVLDAWLAGGRFGLLLVGDSVSRAEVWRTLRGEVDRPVTFGPGTDLAALHVTPDPWASLHGDGPPPGLLTRAAGSALLLPAADLLDSPRAAAVADAPRLLAQAPSLTDVPTALSDRLTAVIDADTVAAAGGGRGARDAAPPAAGDVVALLHGHGLTCHHLDVGATRLAVSLAVAGYPDPLGAVEAAVCTPRSGTPPRPRSTPPDASPPEPRDDSGPAEQTPPGDQDGTAEGTGTAEDASTGDDGRATSRGRTGAADSGERADGGPDGTGGGGPDGRDGGGTQPAEPPAAGPPARTPEALPGRFRTTRGVLDGRHGAPGEHPLRGRPRRTVPVARAAGRPAILPTLAAAAPWQRARGAAGGIVLRPEDLRGRLRVRHGGRLVVIVVDASGSMARSAIRTAKALALAALDTAYRDRSTVTVVVARGPRAVVGLPPTRSTARARTALRALPTGGGTPLASALLLAAETARRHDPSQVEALVLTDGRANVPLRPGGDPRADAERAARRLAAACSRVVVGDPAHRFTRPRPRAGWLEAALAVEAPVRTGH from the coding sequence GTGAGCGGGCACGAGCGCGCGGTCCTGGACGCCTGGCTGGCCGGCGGGAGGTTCGGCCTGCTGCTGGTCGGCGACTCCGTCTCGCGCGCGGAGGTCTGGCGGACGCTGCGCGGGGAGGTGGACCGACCGGTCACGTTCGGTCCGGGTACGGACCTGGCGGCCCTGCACGTGACGCCGGACCCGTGGGCGTCGCTGCACGGCGACGGGCCCCCACCGGGGCTGCTGACGCGGGCCGCCGGCTCGGCGCTGCTGCTGCCCGCCGCGGACCTGCTCGACTCCCCGCGCGCGGCGGCCGTGGCGGACGCCCCGCGCCTGCTCGCGCAGGCCCCGTCTCTCACGGACGTGCCGACGGCGCTCTCCGACCGGCTGACGGCCGTCATCGACGCGGATACCGTCGCCGCCGCCGGCGGCGGCCGTGGAGCCCGGGACGCCGCGCCGCCGGCCGCCGGGGACGTGGTGGCGCTGCTGCACGGTCACGGTCTGACGTGCCATCACCTGGACGTCGGCGCCACCCGGCTGGCGGTCTCCCTGGCCGTTGCCGGCTACCCGGACCCACTCGGAGCCGTCGAAGCGGCGGTCTGCACCCCCCGCTCCGGCACGCCCCCACGGCCGCGGTCCACGCCACCGGACGCCTCCCCTCCGGAGCCTCGCGACGACTCCGGCCCGGCGGAGCAGACACCGCCCGGCGACCAGGACGGGACCGCCGAGGGGACCGGGACCGCCGAGGACGCGTCCACCGGCGACGACGGCCGGGCTACGAGCCGAGGCCGGACGGGCGCCGCGGATTCCGGGGAACGTGCCGATGGCGGACCGGACGGTACGGGCGGAGGCGGACCGGACGGCCGCGACGGCGGCGGCACGCAACCGGCCGAGCCACCGGCGGCGGGCCCGCCGGCACGTACCCCCGAAGCCCTGCCCGGGCGCTTCCGTACCACCCGCGGCGTGCTCGACGGACGGCACGGCGCGCCTGGCGAGCACCCCCTGCGCGGACGGCCCCGGCGCACGGTGCCCGTCGCCCGCGCGGCCGGGCGCCCGGCGATCCTGCCGACCCTCGCCGCCGCCGCACCCTGGCAGCGCGCTCGGGGCGCCGCCGGCGGCATCGTCCTGCGCCCCGAGGATCTGCGCGGACGGCTCCGGGTGCGCCACGGCGGGCGGCTGGTCGTCATCGTCGTGGATGCCTCCGGTTCGATGGCGCGAAGCGCGATCCGTACCGCGAAGGCCCTTGCCCTGGCCGCCCTCGACACCGCCTACCGGGACCGCTCCACGGTCACCGTCGTCGTCGCCCGCGGTCCCCGCGCCGTCGTCGGCCTGCCGCCGACCCGGTCGACGGCCCGCGCCCGGACGGCTCTGCGCGCGCTTCCCACCGGCGGCGGCACCCCGCTCGCCTCGGCGCTGCTCCTGGCCGCCGAGACCGCGCGCCGCCACGATCCGTCCCAGGTCGAGGCCCTCGTCCTCACCGACGGCCGCGCCAACGTGCCCCTGCGTCCGGGCGGCGACCCGCGGGCGGACGCCGAGCGCGCGGCCCGCCGTCTGGCAGCCGCCTGCTCCCGTGTCGTCGTCGGCGACCCCGCACACCGCTTCACCCGTCCCCGGCCCCGCGCCGGCTGGCTGGAAGCGGCACTCGCCGTCGAAGCGCCCGTGCGCACCGGGCACTGA